The following are from one region of the Paenibacillus sabinae T27 genome:
- the spoIIID gene encoding sporulation transcriptional regulator SpoIIID, with amino-acid sequence MHDYIKERTIKIGRCIVETRHTVRTIAKEFGVSKSTVHKDLTERLPEINPDLADQVKNILEYHKSIRHLRGGEATKIKYKKNTGKKREVAVAAQP; translated from the coding sequence GTGCACGATTACATCAAGGAACGCACCATCAAAATCGGACGCTGCATCGTGGAAACCAGGCATACGGTCCGGACCATAGCCAAAGAATTCGGCGTTTCCAAAAGCACGGTGCATAAAGATTTGACCGAGCGGTTGCCGGAAATCAATCCTGATCTGGCCGATCAGGTGAAGAACATTCTTGAATACCACAAATCCATCCGTCATCTCCGGGGGGGCGAGGCCACCAAAATCAAATACAAGAAAAACACGGGGAAAAAACGGGAGGTGGCCGTTGCGGCGCAGCCGTAA
- a CDS encoding DUF1146 family protein, with protein MINELTGSLGISGLMSMVVSLLCVALSWWALQNLKLDLIIRYPKSPQGRLLHLLLAIVLGHFVAGFLLDYLGYSVQIRHMF; from the coding sequence ATGATAAACGAATTAACCGGCTCTCTGGGGATCAGCGGGCTGATGTCAATGGTTGTATCGCTGCTGTGTGTGGCATTATCCTGGTGGGCCCTGCAGAACCTAAAGCTTGATTTGATCATAAGATATCCCAAGAGCCCGCAAGGGCGGCTGCTTCATTTGCTGCTGGCTATTGTATTGGGACATTTTGTGGCGGGCTTCCTGCTCGATTACCTGGGCTACAGTGTCCAAATACGTCATATGTTTTAA
- the spoIID gene encoding stage II sporulation protein D encodes MKDFRLWRRKPARWRPARRSRRLPAGGWSRRLLPAAWLAAPLLAALLLPLVVVQLRHDPPAPPPAPQPSGAPAAREPAAAEAPQPKVSVYLSRTRQIETLPLEDYVTGVIAAEMPAGFELEALKAQSIAARTFIVRRLRAGDRSGVPAAGADVTDTVSHQAYVSSAVLQRDWAKAGRGADLAKLRRAVRETRGIVMTYGGEPITASFFASSGGYTENSEDYWKAAVPYLRSVASPWDREVNPQLQSTATFTFSELRAKLGLGGIAPQGAQRVLASSAGASGRFEPLSMDRTAAGLPQLEVLSLTAGHRIKEISIDGQVFTGREVRERLGLRSSQFTWTIKKGQIAITTYGNGHGVGMSQWGANGMAKEGATATQILKHYYSGISFTQVSTLLKK; translated from the coding sequence ATGAAAGATTTCCGCCTCTGGCGCCGCAAGCCGGCGCGGTGGAGACCCGCCCGCCGGAGTCGCAGGCTTCCGGCCGGTGGCTGGTCCAGGCGGCTGTTACCCGCCGCCTGGCTGGCAGCGCCGCTGCTGGCGGCGCTGCTGCTGCCGCTGGTGGTCGTGCAGCTGCGGCACGACCCGCCCGCGCCGCCTCCCGCGCCGCAGCCCTCCGGCGCGCCCGCGGCGCGGGAACCGGCTGCGGCGGAAGCCCCGCAGCCGAAGGTGTCCGTGTATTTGTCGCGTACCCGACAAATCGAGACCCTGCCGCTGGAGGACTACGTCACCGGCGTGATCGCGGCCGAGATGCCGGCCGGCTTTGAGCTCGAAGCGCTCAAAGCGCAGTCCATCGCGGCCCGCACCTTTATCGTCCGCCGCCTGCGGGCGGGCGACCGAAGTGGGGTTCCCGCTGCCGGAGCGGATGTGACCGACACCGTAAGCCATCAGGCTTACGTCTCGTCCGCCGTGCTGCAGCGGGACTGGGCGAAGGCCGGCCGAGGGGCCGACCTGGCCAAGCTCCGCCGCGCGGTTCGCGAGACGCGCGGCATCGTGATGACGTACGGAGGGGAGCCGATTACGGCATCTTTTTTTGCCTCTAGTGGAGGGTATACAGAGAATTCGGAGGATTACTGGAAAGCCGCTGTGCCTTATCTGCGGAGCGTGGCAAGCCCTTGGGACCGGGAAGTGAATCCGCAGCTTCAGTCTACCGCCACCTTCACTTTCTCCGAGCTGAGAGCGAAGCTGGGCTTAGGCGGAATCGCACCCCAGGGTGCGCAGAGAGTATTGGCCTCATCCGCAGGCGCGTCGGGGCGGTTCGAACCGCTCTCCATGGATCGGACTGCCGCAGGGCTGCCGCAGCTGGAGGTGCTGTCGCTTACCGCAGGCCACCGGATTAAAGAGATTTCGATTGACGGACAGGTGTTTACGGGACGCGAGGTGCGGGAGCGGCTTGGGCTTCGTTCCAGCCAGTTCACTTGGACGATCAAGAAGGGGCAGATCGCCATTACGACCTACGGCAACGGTCACGGCGTCGGTATGAGCCAGTGGGGAGCGAACGGGATGGCGAAGGAGGGCGCGACGGCGACGCAAATTCTCAAACACTATTACAGCGGAATATCGTTTACGCAAGTCTCAACTCTTTTGAAAAAATAA
- a CDS encoding M23 family metallopeptidase: MNEQNKNKPSHEESLKTNQGETSSQPSSWNRLFSKRWVFPAVYTAAAAIILTLVWVYQDAGHKPLSTDTAAVVTKDVGASGDTTADAGKDPNALEVTASAESLAWPVANPSDVDVVKPYYDENGTEENHIEAMVQNGDTFTPNTGIDLAREDNKTFDVKSAISGEVTRVEDVPTLGTVVEVTQGNLKTVYQSLGEAKVKQGDQVKQGDTLAAAGRNEIEKNLGNHLHFEVYQDGKVVNPSDLLPQK, from the coding sequence ATGAATGAACAAAACAAAAACAAACCATCCCATGAAGAATCTCTCAAAACCAATCAGGGAGAAACCAGCAGCCAGCCTTCTTCGTGGAACAGATTGTTCTCCAAACGTTGGGTGTTTCCGGCAGTCTACACAGCGGCAGCGGCAATTATACTAACCTTGGTGTGGGTCTATCAGGATGCCGGCCATAAGCCGCTTTCGACAGACACCGCCGCCGTCGTAACCAAAGATGTGGGGGCTTCCGGCGATACAACCGCCGATGCCGGCAAGGATCCGAATGCGCTCGAAGTGACCGCTTCTGCGGAAAGCCTGGCTTGGCCGGTGGCCAACCCGAGCGACGTGGACGTCGTCAAGCCGTATTATGACGAGAACGGCACCGAAGAGAATCATATCGAGGCTATGGTGCAAAACGGCGATACCTTTACGCCCAACACCGGCATCGATCTGGCCCGCGAAGACAACAAGACTTTTGACGTCAAATCCGCTATCAGCGGCGAAGTGACCCGGGTCGAGGATGTGCCTACCCTCGGTACGGTAGTCGAAGTGACTCAAGGCAATCTGAAGACCGTTTACCAAAGTCTCGGAGAAGCCAAAGTGAAGCAGGGCGACCAGGTGAAGCAGGGCGATACGCTAGCCGCAGCCGGACGCAATGAGATCGAGAAGAATCTGGGAAATCACCTGCATTTTGAGGTGTATCAGGACGGCAAGGTCGTCAATCCTTCGGACCTTCTTCCGCAAAAGTAA
- a CDS encoding F0F1 ATP synthase subunit epsilon, giving the protein MNTFLLEIVTPDHLVFAKQVNSLTVRGIEGDLGILPGHVPLVTPLQVAPMTIKSDAGVTTVAVHGGFIEVHKDKVTVLAESAELPSDIDLERAEAAKERAQRRLQSRGKQDDIDHRRAELALQRAVTRIKVSAGKGQK; this is encoded by the coding sequence GTGAACACCTTTTTGTTGGAAATTGTCACGCCGGATCACCTCGTATTTGCCAAGCAGGTTAACAGCTTGACCGTACGTGGGATAGAAGGCGATCTGGGCATTTTGCCGGGACATGTTCCGCTTGTAACTCCGCTTCAGGTTGCACCGATGACCATCAAATCGGACGCCGGTGTGACAACGGTCGCCGTTCACGGCGGCTTTATTGAAGTGCACAAGGATAAAGTGACCGTGCTGGCGGAAAGCGCCGAGCTGCCGAGCGATATCGATCTTGAACGTGCTGAGGCAGCCAAGGAACGGGCGCAGCGGCGCTTGCAGTCCCGCGGCAAGCAGGACGACATCGATCACCGCCGCGCCGAGCTCGCGCTGCAGCGTGCGGTTACGCGGATTAAAGTGTCCGCCGGAAAAGGACAAAAATAA
- the murA gene encoding UDP-N-acetylglucosamine 1-carboxyvinyltransferase, whose product MSKFIVRGGKRLTGSVKVSGAKNSVLPIIAASLLAEEGESVIVDAPPLDDVITISKVLESLGAGVTYQNDIIQVDARNLSTSEAPYEWVRKMRASFLVMGPLLSRLGRARISLPGGCAIGTRPIDQHLKGFEALGAEISLGQGYIEAKSTGRLRGAKIYLDVASVGATENIMMAAALAEGVTTIENAAKEPEIVDLANYLNSMGAVVRGAGTGMIRIEGVERLHGVRHHVIPDRVEAGTYMVAAAITGGDVYVEGAIADHLGPVIAKMEEMGVTIIPGDNGVRVISDKPLKAVDVKTLPYPGFPTDMQSQMMALLLRSEGTSVITETVFENRFMHVDEFQLMNAEIKIEGRSAIITGDARLVGAKVCATDLRAGAALILAGLVAEGTTEVSGTHHIDRGYVHLAEKLSGLGADIWRVSLEESPAEAAAEEKLKPETSKGATEEAKPLFKVQVQPSWV is encoded by the coding sequence ATGAGTAAATTTATCGTCCGCGGTGGCAAAAGATTGACCGGAAGCGTGAAAGTAAGCGGCGCTAAAAATTCCGTACTACCGATCATAGCCGCCTCTCTATTGGCTGAAGAAGGAGAAAGCGTCATTGTCGACGCGCCTCCTCTAGATGATGTAATTACGATCAGCAAGGTACTGGAATCTCTGGGGGCGGGAGTTACATATCAAAACGATATCATCCAGGTGGATGCCCGAAACCTATCCACTTCTGAAGCGCCCTATGAGTGGGTACGCAAAATGCGGGCTTCTTTTTTGGTGATGGGACCTCTTTTGTCCCGATTGGGCCGTGCGCGCATTTCTCTTCCCGGCGGCTGCGCGATCGGTACGCGTCCAATTGACCAGCATCTGAAAGGGTTTGAAGCCCTTGGAGCCGAGATCAGTCTCGGTCAGGGCTATATCGAAGCGAAGAGCACCGGCCGTCTGCGCGGAGCCAAGATTTATCTCGACGTGGCCAGCGTCGGCGCAACCGAGAATATTATGATGGCCGCCGCTTTGGCGGAAGGCGTGACAACGATCGAGAATGCGGCGAAGGAACCGGAGATTGTCGATTTGGCCAACTACCTGAACAGCATGGGCGCCGTCGTTCGCGGCGCGGGCACCGGCATGATTCGGATTGAAGGCGTAGAACGCCTGCACGGTGTAAGACATCATGTTATTCCCGACCGGGTCGAAGCGGGAACTTATATGGTGGCTGCGGCGATTACCGGCGGCGACGTGTACGTGGAAGGCGCGATTGCCGATCATCTCGGTCCGGTTATCGCCAAGATGGAAGAAATGGGCGTAACCATTATTCCCGGCGACAACGGCGTCCGCGTCATTAGCGACAAGCCGCTGAAGGCTGTCGATGTGAAGACTTTGCCTTATCCGGGCTTTCCGACGGATATGCAGTCGCAGATGATGGCGCTGCTGCTTCGTTCGGAAGGAACGAGCGTCATTACGGAGACGGTATTTGAGAACCGCTTCATGCATGTGGACGAATTCCAGCTGATGAATGCGGAAATCAAGATCGAAGGGCGCTCCGCCATCATTACCGGAGATGCCCGTCTGGTCGGAGCGAAGGTATGCGCAACGGACCTGCGTGCGGGGGCGGCGCTGATTCTGGCCGGTCTGGTCGCAGAGGGAACGACGGAAGTGAGCGGCACGCATCATATCGACCGCGGCTATGTACATCTGGCGGAGAAGCTGTCCGGCCTGGGCGCAGACATTTGGCGCGTCTCACTGGAAGAAAGTCCAGCTGAAGCCGCTGCAGAAGAAAAGCTCAAACCCGAAACTTCCAAGGGTGCTACCGAGGAAGCAAAGCCCCTGTTCAAGGTTCAGGTTCAACCGAGCTGGGTTTAA
- the mreB gene encoding rod shape-determining protein MreB, with amino-acid sequence MLSKDIGIDLGTANVLIHVKGKGVVLDEPSVVTLESDTKKVLAVGEQARRMVGRTPGNISTIRPLRDGVIADFEITETMLKYFIDRVGGRTWYSRPRILICAPTNITSVEQKSIREAAERSGAKEVFMEEEPKAAAIGAGMDIYQPSGNMVVDIGGGTTDVAVLSMGDVVTASSIKVAGDKFDESILKYIKQKYKLLIGERTAEDIKLAIGNVRPGGTQAEMDIRGRDMVTGLPQTLTITSAEVQEALWDPVSSIVVAAKTVLERTPPELSADIIDRGVVLTGGGALLTGITELLSEELHVPVWVAEDPMHCVVKGTGILLDHLDKVVKKKF; translated from the coding sequence ATGCTTAGCAAGGACATCGGAATCGATCTCGGCACAGCTAATGTGCTTATTCATGTTAAAGGAAAAGGAGTCGTTCTGGATGAGCCTTCCGTGGTCACGCTTGAAAGCGACACGAAGAAGGTCCTTGCGGTGGGAGAGCAGGCGCGCCGTATGGTCGGCCGTACACCAGGCAATATCTCGACGATTCGTCCGCTCCGGGATGGCGTCATCGCCGATTTTGAAATTACGGAAACGATGCTGAAGTATTTCATCGACCGCGTTGGAGGCCGCACCTGGTATTCTCGTCCCCGCATCTTGATCTGCGCCCCTACGAATATTACGTCTGTTGAGCAGAAATCGATCCGGGAAGCGGCCGAGCGCAGCGGGGCGAAGGAAGTCTTCATGGAAGAAGAACCCAAAGCCGCGGCGATCGGAGCGGGCATGGATATTTATCAACCGAGCGGAAATATGGTCGTCGACATCGGCGGCGGAACGACGGATGTAGCCGTATTATCGATGGGCGACGTCGTTACCGCCTCCTCCATTAAAGTTGCGGGGGACAAGTTCGACGAATCCATTTTAAAATATATCAAGCAAAAGTATAAGCTGCTCATCGGTGAGCGGACGGCGGAAGACATCAAGCTTGCGATCGGCAACGTGCGTCCCGGCGGCACGCAGGCGGAAATGGATATCCGCGGCCGCGATATGGTGACCGGGCTTCCCCAGACTTTGACGATTACGTCGGCAGAGGTGCAGGAGGCGCTTTGGGACCCGGTATCGTCCATTGTGGTTGCGGCGAAGACGGTGCTGGAACGGACCCCTCCGGAGCTGTCGGCCGATATCATTGACCGCGGCGTCGTGCTGACTGGCGGAGGTGCGCTGCTGACCGGAATTACCGAGCTGCTCTCCGAAGAGCTGCACGTGCCGGTTTGGGTAGCGGAAGACCCGATGCACTGCGTTGTGAAGGGAACGGGCATTTTGCTGGATCATTTGGATAAGGTTGTTAAGAAAAAGTTTTAA